From one Gossypium hirsutum isolate 1008001.06 chromosome D08, Gossypium_hirsutum_v2.1, whole genome shotgun sequence genomic stretch:
- the LOC107910654 gene encoding transcription factor MYB108 → MNVYETGFISETPQSEEDMDVKKGPWTEEEDFTLKAYVNIHGEGRWNSVARLSGLKRTGKSCRLRWLNYLRPEVRRGNISLQEQLLILQLHSQWGNRWSKIAQHLPGRTDNEIKNYWRTRVQKQAKQLKCDVNSKQFRDAMRYVWIPRLVEQICSSSGSHSAQQSSSTTTTYADTIGSVRVDPRLLPELSGTSSDSLDAQVSSVSDLTNSKYPNSLQNGSGSGNTIAGTWGGVEIEATDGGDSMESVWNEEDIWFLRQQLYDDDDLN, encoded by the exons ATGAATGTTTACGAGACTGGTTTCATATCTGAAACCCCACAAAGTGAAGAAGATATGGACGTAAAGAAAGGTCCATGGACTGAAGAAGAAGACTTCACGCTTAAAGCTTATGTTAATATCCATGGCGAAGGTCGCTGGAACTCAGTTGCTCGCTTATCAG GATTGAAAAGAACCGGCAAAAGCTGTAGATTAAGATGGCTGAACTATTTGAGACCGGAAGTGAGACGTGGGAACATTAGTCTCCAAGAACAGCTATTGATTCTTCAACTCCATTCTCAATGGGGCAACAG ATGGTCTAAAATTGCACAACACTTGCCTGGAAGGACAGACAATGAGATAAAGAACTATTGGAGAACCAGAGTCCAAAAACAGGCGAAACAGCTTAAATGCGACGTTAACAGCAAGCAATTCAGGGACGCCATGCGGTACGTTTGGATCCCTCGTCTGGTCGAACAAATCTGCTCTTCATCCGGATCCCACTCGGCTCAACAAtcctcctccaccaccaccacctacgCAGATACGATCGGTTCGGTCCGAGTTGACCCGAGACTCTTGCCCGAGTTATCAGGCACTTCATCAGATTCCCTGGACGCCCAAGTCTCTTCCGTTTCAGACCTGACCAATTCAAAATACCCGAATAGCTTACAAAACGGGTCGGGTTCAGGAAATACAATAGCGGGAACATGGGGTGGGGTTGAAATTGAGGCGACGGACGGTGGAGATTCGATGGAGAGTGTGTGGAATGAAGAGGATATTTGGTTCCTAAGACAGCAGCTTTATGATGACGATGATTTGAATTAG
- the LOC107918301 gene encoding Golgi apparatus membrane protein-like protein ECHIDNA, which yields MDLSQPVEENYANPKTCFFHVLFKASALAFYMLSTLFADSFVIIFVITVVLAALDFWVVKNVSGRILVGLRWWNEINEQGESIWRFECLDHESLARINQKDSWLFWWTLYLNAVAWTIFGIFSLVRLEVDYLLVVGVCLSLAIANIIGFTKCRKDAKNKIQAFASRTIASRFSSTLQSAFSLV from the exons ATGGATCTAAGCCAG CCCGTAGAAGAAAACTATGCCAATCCCAAAACATGCTTCTTTCACGTCCTCTTCAAG GCCTCGGCTTTGGCATTTTACATGCTTTCAACGCTGTTTGCGGATAGTTTTGTTATCATCTTTGTGATCACCGTCGTGCTTGCTGCACTTGATTTTTGGGTGGTCAAGAATGTTAGCGGCCGTATCTTGGTGGGGCTTAGGTGGTGGAATGAAATAAATGAGCAAGGTGAGAGCATATGGAGATTTGAGTGCCTTGACCACGAG TCCTTAGCTCGTATTAACCAAAAGGATTCTTGGTTATTTTGGTGGACATTGTATCTTAAT GCAGTTGCTTGGACCATCTTTGGGATATTTTCATTGGTTAGACTTGAAGTTGATTATCTCCTAGTTGTGGGAGTTTGTTTGAGCCTTGCCATTGCCAATATCATCGGATTCACCAAATGTCGTAAAG ATGCCAAGAACAAGATTCAGGCGTTTGCCTCTAGGACCATTGCTTCTCGTTTTTCATCTACACTACAGTCAGCATTTAGCTTGGTGTAA
- the LOC107961911 gene encoding glycerol-3-phosphate acyltransferase, chloroplastic → MGFRNSYVGNLSLFYEIEEKLKQGHNVVLISNHHTEADPIIISLLLEKANPHIAENMLSGWYIAWLLLKMEHYFIGFPQILILDANSYIPFVRKQS, encoded by the exons ATGGGATTTAG AAATTCATATGTTGGCAATCTTTCTCTTTTCTATGAAATAGAGGAGAAGCTTAAGCAG GGTCACAACGTTGTACTTATATCAAACCATCATACTGAAGCTGACCCAATCATCATCTCATTGTTACTTGAGAAAGCAAATCCGCATATTGCTGAGAACATG CTGTCGGGATGGTACATAGCATGGCTATTACTGAAGATGGAGCATTATTTTATTGGGTTTCCTCAAATCCTCATCTTAGATGCCAACAG CTATATTCCCTTTGTGAGAAAACAATCGTAA